A single window of Ctenopharyngodon idella isolate HZGC_01 chromosome 24, HZGC01, whole genome shotgun sequence DNA harbors:
- the LOC127506811 gene encoding histone H1-like, with the protein MAETAPAPAAAAPAKAPKKKSAAKAKKAGPGVGELIVKAVSASKERSGVSLAALKKAIAANGYDVEKNNSRVKIALKNLVTKGTLVQVKGTGASGSFKLNKQQAETKKKPAKKAAPKAKKPAAKKPAAAKKPKSAAAKKPAAKKSPKKAKKPAATAAKKATKSPKKAKKPAAAKKAAKSPKKAKAAKPKAAKPKAAKPKKAAPKKK; encoded by the coding sequence atggcagaAACCGCTCCAGCCCCGGCTGCTGCCGCCCCGGCCAAAGCGCCCAAGAAGAAGTCAGCTGCAAAAGCCAAGAAAGCAGGTCCAGGCGTCGGTGAGCTCATCGTCAAAGCTGTGTCCGCATCCAAGGAGAGGAGTGGCGTGTCCCTCGCCGCCCTGAAGAAGGCTATCGCCGCCAACGGCTACGACGTGGAGAAGAACAACTCCCGCGTTAAGATCGCCCTCAAGAACCTGGTGACTAAAGGCACCCTGGTGCAGGTCAAAGGGACCGGCGCTTCGGGCTCATTCAAGCTCAACAAGCAGCAAGCCGAGACCAAGAAGAAGCCGGCCAAGAAGGCGGCTCCTAAAGCGAAGAAGCCCGCGGCCAAGAAACCCGCTGCTGCCAAGAAGCCCAAGAGCGCAGCGGCAAAGAAGCCCGCCGCAAAGAAATCGCCCAAGAAGGCCAAGAAACCCGCCGCTACAGCCGCCAAGAAGGCGACGAAGAGCCCCAAGAAGGCAAAGAAGCCAGCAGCCGCTAAGAAAGCAGCCAAGAGCCCCAAAAAGGCCAAGGCGGCTAAACCTAAGGCAGCAAAGCCTAAAGCCGCCAAGCCTAAAAAGGCAGCGcccaaaaagaaataa
- the LOC127506829 gene encoding histone H2A-like, with translation MGDWHSCLNTVSGATETHSFTKVCKACSKLSGLKMSGRGKTGGKARAKAKTRSSRAGLQFPVGRVHRLLRKGNYAERVGAGAPVYLAAVLEYLTAEILELAGNAARDNKKTRIIPRHLQLAVRNDEELNKLLGGVTIAQGGVLPNIQAVLLPKKTEKPAKSK, from the coding sequence ATGGGTGACTGGCACTCTTGTTTAAATACTGTAAGTGGAGCCACGGAAACTCATTCTTTTACTAAAGTCTGCAAAGCTTGTAGTAAATTATCTGGACTGAAAATGAGTGGAAGAGGTAAAACCGGTGGCAAAGCAAGAGCCAAGGCTAAGACTCGCTCATCCAGGGCAGGACTGCAGTTCCCCGTTGGCCGTGTTCACAGGCTTCTCCGCAAAGGCAACTATGCTGAGCGCGTCGGTGCTGGTGCTCCTGTTTATCTGGCGGCTGTGCTCGAGTATCTTACCGCTGAGATCCTGGAGTTGGCTGGAAATGCCGCTCGGGACAACAAGAAGACCCGCATCATTCCCCGTCATCTGCAGCTGGCGGTGCGTAACGACGAAGAGTTGAACAAACTTCTGGGCGGAGTGACCATCGCTCAGGGTGGTGTGCTGCCCAACATCCAGGCTGTGCTGCTGCCCAAGAAGACCGAGAAACCCGCCAAATCCAAATAA
- the LOC127506841 gene encoding histone H3, which yields MARTKQTARKSTGGKAPRKQLATKAARKSAPATGGVKKPHRYRPGTVALREIRRYQKSTELLIRKLPFQRLVREIAQDFKTDLRFQSSAVMALQEASEAYLVGLFEDTNLCAIHAKRVTIMPKDIQLARRIRGERA from the coding sequence ATGGCAAGAACCAAGCAGACCGCTCGTAAATCCACCGGTGGTAAAGCCCCGAGGAAGCAGCTCGCTACCAAAGCCGCCCGTAAGAGCGCTCCGGCCACCGGCGGTGTCAAGAAGCCCCATCGTTACAGGCCCGGGACCGTGGCTCTCCGAGAGATCCGCCGTTATCAGAAGTCCACCGAGCTGCTGATCCGTAAACTGCCCTTCCAGCGGCTGGTGAGAGAAATCGCTCAGGATTTCAAGACGGATCTGCGCTTCCAGAGCTCCGCTGTCATGGCCCTGCAGGAGGCCAGCGAGGCTTATTTGGTCGGTCTGTTTGAGGACACCAACCTGTGCGCCATCCACGCCAAGAGGGTCACCATCATGCCCAAGGACATTCAGCTGGCCCGCCGCATCCGCGGAGAGCGTGCCTAA
- the LOC127506908 gene encoding histone H4, with the protein MSGRGKGGKGLGKGGAKRHRKVLRDNIQGITKPAIRRLARRGGVKRISGLIYEETRGVLKVFLENVIRDAVTYTEHAKRKTVTAMDVVYALKRQGRTLYGFGG; encoded by the coding sequence ATGTCTGGAAGAGGCAAAGGCGGTAAAGGACTCGGGAAAGGAGGCGCCAAGCGTCACCGTAAAGTTTTGCGTGATAACATCCAGGGAATCACCAAACCCGCTATTCGTCGTCTCGCTCGCCGTGGCGGTGTTAAGCGTATCTCCGGTCTGATCTACGAGGAGACCCGCGGAGTGTTGAAGGTGTTTCTGGAGAATGTGATCCGCGATGCCGTCACCTACACCGAGCACGCCAAGAGAAAGACCGTGACCGCCATGGATGTTGTGTACGCGCTGAAGCGACAGGGACGCACCCTGTACGGCTTTGGAGGTTAA
- the LOC127506900 gene encoding histone H2B, whose protein sequence is MPEPAKSAPKKGSKKAVTKTAGKGGKKRKRSRKESYAIYVYKVLKQVHPDTGISSKAMGIMNSFVNDIFERIAGESSRLAHYNKRSTITSREIQTAVRLLLPGELAKHAVSEGTKAVTKYTSSK, encoded by the coding sequence ATGCCTGAACCAGCGAAGTCTGCGCCTAAGAAGGGCTCCAAGAAGGCCGTCACCAAGACCGCCGGTAAAGGAGGAAAGAAGCGCAAGAGGTCCAGGAAGGAGAGTTACGCTATCTACGTCTACAAAGTCTTGAAGCAGGTTCATCCTGACACCGGTATCTCTTCCAAGGCGATGGGTATCATGAACTCTTTCGTTAACGACATCTTCGAGCGCATCGCCGGTGAGTCGTCTCGTCTCGCTCACTACAACAAGCGCTCCACCATCACTTCTAGAGAGATCCAGACCGCCGTGCGTCTGCTGCTGCCCGGAGAACTGGCCAAACACGCCGTGTCCGAGGGCACCAAAGCAGTGACCAAATACACCAGCTCCAAATGA